The genomic stretch TCAAAGTCTAGGAGGCTGATCTGTTTCTCTAGACCTGTGAAGAGGATGCTGGATCTTTTGCCTTTGAAGAACTTGTGTTAAGACTATCTCCTTTATCTATTCTTTCATGTGTAGTGACTGTTTAACAAGCCTAATGAATGGAAACTTTTCCATAAGCTCTGGGTATTGACCATTTCTCTTGCTTGCATTTGATTCCTTGGCATCATCCAGAGAAAAAGGCGAAGAAGTCCGACTGTGGGGAATGGCAGTGGAGTGTCTGTGTGCCCACTAGTGGTGACTGCGGCCTGGGGACACGTGAGGGCACTCGCAGTGGAGCTGAGTGCAAACAAACCACCAAGACTCAGAAGTGTAAGATTCCCTGCAATTGGAAGAAGCAATTTGGAGGTAAGCTTCACTCTCCCAAGggatttgcttattttttttttacctaagtTTGGAGAAGGAAGTCTGTATTTTCTGCTTAGCTCTGGCAAGTGTCTTGGTGAAGGGGCTGATACTTCCTTGTTTCAAATTCATTGCAACTAAATGATGTAAGGCTATCAGAAGGCAGCCTCCTCAGAGCAAGCAACCCCTGTAGCAGACAGTCTATATAACCTACTTAGTATAACCTCAGTGTTCCAGCAGCATGTGTAACTGTGCTCTCCTTTGGTGGACAGTCATGTTTAAGGCAGCACTGTTCTCTCACAGGTGTGAATCTGTGCTATGGATACGATAGTCTGTACATGACCTTATGATGTGTGATTTGTAGCATGGAGCATGAACTTGACAAGTTCATTGCTGCACATACGTTCTTGAAACTATTTAAGCCCTGTTTGCTGCTCTTTGGCATCACACAAATGGAGTATCAGCCATATAGAATGTGAACAACATATCCCACTGTTGTTTTTTCTATCTATTTGGTAACTGCATAGTTGCATGTGTCTTCCTTTATATGACAATAATGCCATATTGGTGCCAATCCAGAGAAttccattttaaagcatttttgtttgGGGGACAAACTTATCCTTGTAACTGCTCTTTAAATTTGTCTTGGGCTTTCTTTGGTTGCATGATCCTTCTGTCTACAAGCACTGGCAGTCCGTGATTTCCTATTAGACTCAGATAACTTGTTTCATGCTCAgtcattctgttttaaaaattgcCATGTATTCACTTTTTGCAGCGGAGTGTAAATACCAGTTCCAGGCCTGGGGAGAATGTGACTTGAATACTGCCCTGAAGACTCGAACTGGGAACCTAAAGAGAGCCCTTCATAATGCTGACTGCCAGAAGACTGTCACAATCTCAAAGCCCTGTGGGAAGCTTACCAAACCCAAACCTCAAGGTAAATTCCATTTGCTGACAGCTACACACTAGTTCATTtaaatgactggatttgtgaTGTCCCACATGCTTCAGTAGGAACTTAGTAGTACAGAAGAGATTGTACTTGGTCTTTCTTTAGTGCTGTACTGCTGCGTCTAATCTCCCAGCAGTCAGGCAGACAATATTCTTGAGCTGTGTAGCCATGGCAGTCTGACAGACAAGAAATGAGCTGAAGATTAGGGCCTTAATTTGAACCTTAGACCACTTACACTGCTACCAGTTTGCTGATGCTCACTAGATCTTCAGAGTACAGATGCTTTTCCTAACTCATTTGTTGACATGAACGCACCAATAATAGCATGCAAAAATGTCTCTTACAAGATAAACATACCTTTCATATAGGTTGTATTTGGTAATGAATAATGTCTAGTTGAAAAGGGACTGCTTTCTTTCTGGGCAGGTGGTAATGAAGGGATGTAATGGAATGCTCTCTGAGCACTGAAAAGAGGATATGTGAATGTTCTGCATGCTTTGGGTTATAAACTGTTCTGGGAGAGGATAATGGGAAGGAGAATAGGGAATGTGTGTGTCTTATTCAACTGCAGTTGACAGTGTAATTCCTAGCACATGGATAGGTATATGCCTTGTCACTACTTTTGTGTTTCCAAATACCACTTAGacaaacttattttctttctaacCATTAAGGGTTTTTAATGTACACATTTGTTGCAATAGCAGGATGTATGTAGAATGATTTCTAGTGAGAGATGAAATTGTGAGATGTTGTTTGAAATACAGAAGTAATGTGGATGCTACCAGCTATGCTACTCTGGCATTTGTTTGCTGTAAACCAACTGTGGTT from Dromaius novaehollandiae isolate bDroNov1 chromosome 1, bDroNov1.hap1, whole genome shotgun sequence encodes the following:
- the PTN gene encoding pleiotrophin isoform X2; the encoded protein is MNINVMKMEECFRIKCPLSSASLPSVMQQQQQQHRIFTAALLALVFILAAVSTTEAGKKEKLEKKAKKSDCGEWQWSVCVPTSGDCGLGTREGTRSGAECKQTTKTQKCKIPCNWKKQFGAECKYQFQAWGECDLNTALKTRTGNLKRALHNADCQKTVTISKPCGKLTKPKPQVSEISRT
- the PTN gene encoding pleiotrophin isoform X3, coding for MQQQQQQHRIFTAALLALVFILAAVSTTEAGKKEKLEKKAKKSDCGEWQWSVCVPTSGDCGLGTREGTRSGAECKQTTKTQKCKIPCNWKKQFGAECKYQFQAWGECDLNTALKTRTGNLKRALHNADCQKTVTISKPCGKLTKPKPQESKKKKKEGKKQEKMLD
- the PTN gene encoding pleiotrophin isoform X1: MNINVMKMEECFRIKCPLSSASLPSVMQQQQQQHRIFTAALLALVFILAAVSTTEAGKKEKLEKKAKKSDCGEWQWSVCVPTSGDCGLGTREGTRSGAECKQTTKTQKCKIPCNWKKQFGAECKYQFQAWGECDLNTALKTRTGNLKRALHNADCQKTVTISKPCGKLTKPKPQESKKKKKEGKKQEKMLD